Proteins co-encoded in one Christiangramia fulva genomic window:
- a CDS encoding GMC family oxidoreductase gives MSFQIIEQSPKYDICIVGSGAGGGMAAKILAEKGYKIALLEAGPDFDPANPEQRTQLRWPYESPRRGAATVRPFGDFDMAYGGWQIEGEPYTKQWGTEFDWFRSRMVGGRTNHWGRISLRFGPLDFKRKDFDGKGDNWPIGYDDVKPYYDKVDKLIGVFGTKENIPNEPDGFFLPPPKPRLHELYLKKATGKAGIPMIPSRLSILTKRVNKDRQACFYCSQCSRSCSVYGDFSSSSVLVKPAKESDNVDLFVNAMVREVSTDKDGNATGVHYINKSDQKDYHLKAKVVILAASACSSARILLNSKSSAHPNGLANSSDVVGRYLHDSTGASRMGFIPSLMDRKRYNEDGVGGMHLYTPWWLNDNKNLGFTRGYHIEYWGGMGMPSYGFGFNMEGMNGRVPGKNGEKKKAGGYGVEFMNDVKRFYGSTLGMAGRGESIPRHDNRCTIDPETVDKFGIPVLKFDYKWSEEEIKQAAHMQDTFEEIIESMGGVPLGTKPGKESNYGLTNPGQIIHEVGTTRMGDDRNTSVLNKYNQAHDVPNLFVMDGGAFVSQADKNPTWTILALAWRASDYLSDEMKKGNI, from the coding sequence ATGTCCTTTCAAATCATTGAACAATCCCCGAAATATGATATTTGCATCGTAGGTTCGGGCGCGGGTGGCGGTATGGCTGCCAAAATATTAGCCGAAAAAGGCTATAAAATTGCCCTTTTGGAGGCCGGTCCAGATTTTGATCCGGCAAATCCCGAACAACGTACTCAGCTTAGATGGCCTTATGAGTCTCCAAGAAGAGGAGCTGCCACAGTTCGCCCTTTTGGCGATTTCGATATGGCTTACGGGGGCTGGCAGATAGAAGGGGAGCCTTACACCAAGCAATGGGGCACCGAATTCGACTGGTTTCGCTCCCGAATGGTTGGAGGAAGGACAAACCACTGGGGACGGATTTCGCTGAGGTTTGGCCCCCTTGATTTCAAAAGAAAAGATTTTGACGGGAAAGGTGATAACTGGCCTATTGGCTATGATGATGTGAAGCCTTATTATGACAAAGTTGATAAACTTATAGGTGTCTTCGGCACCAAAGAAAACATTCCCAATGAACCTGACGGCTTTTTCCTGCCGCCTCCAAAACCGCGCCTGCACGAATTATATCTCAAAAAAGCTACCGGAAAAGCCGGAATCCCCATGATCCCATCGAGACTTTCCATTTTGACAAAAAGGGTTAATAAAGACCGCCAGGCTTGTTTTTATTGTAGTCAGTGTTCAAGATCCTGCTCGGTGTATGGAGATTTTTCATCTTCTTCGGTACTGGTTAAACCGGCAAAAGAAAGTGACAATGTAGATCTTTTTGTGAATGCCATGGTCCGGGAAGTAAGCACCGATAAAGATGGAAATGCTACCGGTGTACACTATATCAATAAATCTGACCAAAAAGATTATCATCTTAAAGCGAAGGTGGTGATCCTTGCTGCGAGCGCATGTAGTTCTGCCAGGATCCTTCTTAATTCCAAATCATCGGCTCATCCTAATGGCCTAGCGAATTCAAGTGATGTGGTTGGCCGGTACCTTCATGATTCTACGGGAGCTTCTCGTATGGGCTTCATTCCTTCTTTGATGGACAGAAAACGATATAATGAAGACGGGGTAGGCGGTATGCATCTTTACACGCCGTGGTGGTTGAATGATAATAAAAATCTTGGCTTTACCCGGGGTTACCATATTGAATACTGGGGCGGAATGGGAATGCCTTCCTATGGTTTCGGTTTTAATATGGAAGGTATGAACGGCCGCGTACCGGGAAAAAATGGAGAAAAGAAAAAAGCCGGAGGTTATGGCGTTGAATTCATGAACGATGTAAAAAGATTTTACGGTTCTACCCTTGGAATGGCCGGAAGAGGTGAAAGTATTCCGAGGCATGATAACCGCTGTACTATTGATCCGGAAACGGTTGATAAATTCGGAATTCCCGTTCTTAAATTCGATTATAAATGGTCTGAAGAAGAAATCAAACAGGCCGCGCACATGCAGGATACTTTTGAAGAGATCATCGAGTCTATGGGAGGGGTTCCTTTAGGTACCAAACCCGGGAAAGAATCTAATTACGGACTCACGAATCCGGGACAGATCATTCATGAAGTAGGCACCACCCGAATGGGAGATGATAGAAATACTTCAGTGCTTAATAAATACAATCAGGCGCATGATGTGCCCAACCTCTTTGTGATGGATGGCGGCGCATTTGTTTCCCAGGCCGATAAGAATCCCACATGGACCATTCTTGCACTGGCATGGAGGGCTTCCGATTATTTATCAGATGAAATGAAAAAAGGTAATATTTAA
- a CDS encoding gluconate 2-dehydrogenase subunit 3 family protein — MNRRDSLKTLIIGGAGSGLLMSCRLDENTDVSQLTDIREKEFDYGRTPEEEARDERLMEEDFYTDEEMGTIIVLSDIIMPGDNTKPASEVGVPEFIEFITKDIPAYKIPMRGGLRWLKNESYKRYNQDFVDLSKDQQLSIIDDIAYPEEVKPEYSQGAKFFSTIRNLVTTGYFTSKEGIEYLGYKGNRPNVWDGVPEDVLQKHGLEYDQEMLRQAIKPEERNEIEDWNSYEV, encoded by the coding sequence ATGAACAGAAGAGATTCACTTAAAACCTTAATTATCGGCGGAGCCGGCTCTGGTTTATTAATGAGCTGCCGCCTTGATGAAAATACCGATGTAAGTCAACTGACCGATATCAGGGAAAAAGAATTCGATTACGGAAGGACTCCCGAAGAGGAGGCCCGTGATGAACGGCTGATGGAAGAAGATTTTTATACCGATGAGGAGATGGGTACTATCATTGTTCTTAGTGATATAATCATGCCCGGCGACAATACAAAGCCGGCTTCAGAGGTTGGTGTTCCTGAATTTATCGAATTTATCACCAAGGATATTCCCGCCTATAAAATTCCTATGCGAGGTGGTCTAAGATGGCTGAAAAATGAAAGTTATAAACGTTATAATCAGGATTTCGTAGATCTTTCAAAAGATCAGCAGCTTTCCATTATTGATGATATCGCTTATCCTGAAGAGGTAAAACCTGAGTATTCCCAGGGTGCCAAATTTTTCAGTACCATCAGAAACCTGGTGACGACCGGCTATTTTACCAGCAAAGAAGGGATCGAATATTTAGGTTATAAAGGAAACAGGCCAAATGTATGGGATGGTGTTCCTGAGGATGTCCTTCAAAAACACGGTTTGGAATATGACCAGGAGATGTTGCGACAGGCTATTAAACCTGAAGAGAGAAACGAAATTGAAGACTGGAATTCCTATGAGGTTTAA
- a CDS encoding DUF2461 domain-containing protein, with amino-acid sequence MSFQKLFGFLERLNRNNSKEWMDEHRGEYYEIRDFYISWLNELDIKLAKIDPDYSPTTGKQAINRINNNLLFHPDKPVYKDHFGAGLDKEKGKGDFYIHIGINERFVAGGFYKPPKEKLDSIRAAIDYNGEDFRKILNKASFKIVFGEMMEVDPLKTSPKGYPADHPYIDLLRKRTFAVMHSFSREEVTADDFQQKIITIYKEMLPFRKYLNHAITV; translated from the coding sequence ATGAGCTTCCAAAAGCTTTTCGGTTTTCTCGAAAGACTAAACCGGAATAATTCTAAAGAATGGATGGATGAGCATCGCGGTGAATATTATGAGATCCGCGATTTTTATATTTCCTGGCTTAATGAGCTGGATATCAAACTGGCCAAAATAGATCCCGATTATTCTCCAACTACCGGAAAGCAGGCCATCAACCGCATAAACAATAACCTTCTTTTTCATCCCGATAAACCTGTTTATAAAGATCATTTCGGTGCCGGCCTTGATAAAGAGAAGGGGAAAGGCGATTTTTATATTCATATCGGGATCAATGAGCGTTTCGTTGCTGGCGGATTTTACAAGCCGCCAAAGGAAAAACTGGATAGCATTCGTGCAGCTATAGATTATAATGGAGAAGATTTCCGAAAAATTCTGAATAAAGCTTCCTTTAAAATAGTTTTTGGAGAAATGATGGAGGTCGATCCTTTAAAAACTTCACCAAAAGGATATCCGGCAGATCATCCATACATAGACCTTTTAAGGAAAAGGACCTTTGCCGTTATGCATTCCTTTTCAAGAGAAGAGGTAACCGCTGACGATTTTCAGCAAAAAATTATCACTATATATAAAGAAATGCTTCCTTTTCGTAAATATCTGAATCACGCCATAACTGTTTAA
- a CDS encoding adenine phosphoribosyltransferase has translation MEIDLKEYIREVKDFPKKGISYKDITPLLQDPEAMKYTVNLFMAGLKGKKIDKVVGIESRGFFFATLLAERLDAGFIPVRKPGKLPYITHKETYELEYGTDTLEIHEDAIKKGEKVLLHDDVLATGGTALATCKLIEKCGGEIVQCNFLVELGFLKGREKLKNYEVKSLLDYL, from the coding sequence ATGGAAATAGACTTAAAAGAATATATAAGAGAAGTAAAAGATTTTCCCAAAAAAGGGATTTCATATAAAGACATTACTCCGCTCCTCCAGGATCCCGAAGCGATGAAGTATACTGTTAATCTTTTTATGGCCGGACTTAAAGGAAAAAAGATCGACAAGGTTGTTGGCATCGAATCCCGCGGATTTTTCTTTGCAACTCTTTTGGCCGAAAGACTTGATGCAGGCTTCATTCCGGTACGAAAACCTGGAAAATTGCCCTATATCACACATAAAGAAACTTATGAACTGGAATATGGTACCGATACTTTAGAGATCCATGAAGACGCGATAAAGAAAGGAGAGAAAGTGCTGCTGCATGACGATGTACTGGCAACGGGAGGAACAGCGCTTGCCACCTGTAAGCTCATTGAAAAATGTGGTGGAGAGATCGTTCAGTGCAATTTTCTGGTGGAACTCGGATTTTTAAAAGGAAGGGAAAAACTAAAGAACTATGAGGTGAAGAGTTTGCTTGATTATCTTTAA
- a CDS encoding SsrA-binding protein, whose product MKKKIFQALAKFNKKVLPSYSKKQLDLSKASKLQMAIIGWKLWVTKNSLD is encoded by the coding sequence ATGAAGAAGAAAATTTTTCAGGCACTGGCAAAATTCAATAAAAAGGTACTGCCTTCTTATTCCAAAAAGCAGCTCGACTTAAGCAAGGCCAGCAAACTGCAAATGGCGATCATCGGCTGGAAATTGTGGGTCACAAAAAATTCGCTGGATTAA
- a CDS encoding M56 family metallopeptidase, with amino-acid sequence MIEDILFYLFKSSVLLLIFYGTYQLLLKKETFFNLNRKFLLGGLIVAAIFPAIYFTKTVFIEAPPLPITSQETNLTLVAVQESFDWWEIAGMVYLCITSFFLLRFGLQLFSVLRIIISENAKKEKGIYFIDTSKNQLPFSFFNYIVYNSDKHHPGDLKLILEHEKVHTRQFHSMDILMANLAQCLLWFNPFAWFYKRSIEQNLEFIADREAAAGYPLKDYQHALVKVSVADLKPALTNHFYQSFIKKRILMLNKRHSGNVKFWKSSLVLPLIFTFMLTFNVKTEARILQQQPSETSVASGAISARITKKTTKSELQEFEKDFASHGVKLKFDHVKYSSAGTLTGVDISVKDNNTVNKGSLSRRNPDGIKPIDILIAENGELSLGSAKTVEIEETKATSGKKKYRIIDHASPILQDDKPMVIIDGIPQKDRSELESLSPSKIINITVLENPKATALYGARGRNGVIIVRTKSEDKKAPKIKIRRNVTISDSAENPNGDIYAYEYGKNDQEIILGNHKGEKPLIIIDGEVKEKDFDLNQMEPEEIAAINVLKGNQATEKYGEKGENGVIEINTKSSNYKLKSGKTDAIAFRLTKTLSDNELEGLKARIQQSTGMEVSFSGIKRNSKNEITNIRISGKKDSSKASATWEKKDGIPPIVIGLDRNGGIQIKTE; translated from the coding sequence ATGATAGAGGATATACTTTTTTACCTGTTCAAATCTTCTGTTTTACTGCTGATCTTTTATGGAACCTATCAATTACTGTTGAAAAAGGAAACATTTTTCAATCTTAATAGGAAATTTTTACTAGGCGGACTCATCGTGGCCGCAATCTTTCCTGCGATCTATTTTACAAAAACCGTTTTTATAGAAGCTCCTCCGCTTCCAATAACAAGTCAGGAAACGAATCTCACTTTGGTAGCAGTTCAGGAAAGTTTCGACTGGTGGGAGATCGCAGGAATGGTATATTTATGTATTACCAGTTTTTTTCTGTTGCGTTTCGGCCTTCAGCTATTTTCAGTTTTAAGGATTATTATTTCTGAAAATGCCAAAAAAGAGAAGGGTATTTATTTCATTGATACTTCCAAAAATCAGCTGCCGTTTTCCTTTTTCAATTATATCGTTTACAACTCTGATAAACATCATCCCGGGGATCTGAAACTGATCCTGGAGCATGAAAAAGTTCATACCAGGCAGTTTCACAGTATGGACATCTTAATGGCAAATCTTGCGCAATGTCTCCTTTGGTTTAATCCGTTCGCATGGTTTTATAAAAGATCCATCGAACAAAATCTTGAATTTATCGCCGACAGGGAGGCTGCAGCGGGCTACCCTTTAAAAGATTACCAGCATGCGCTGGTGAAAGTTTCGGTTGCCGACCTAAAACCGGCACTTACTAATCACTTTTATCAGTCATTTATCAAAAAACGAATTCTTATGCTCAACAAACGTCATTCAGGAAATGTGAAATTCTGGAAAAGCAGCCTCGTGCTCCCTCTTATTTTTACTTTCATGCTAACCTTCAATGTAAAAACAGAGGCCAGGATCCTGCAACAACAGCCTTCAGAAACTTCCGTAGCTTCCGGAGCAATTTCAGCCCGCATTACTAAAAAAACAACAAAATCAGAATTGCAAGAATTCGAAAAGGACTTTGCGAGCCATGGTGTAAAGCTCAAATTTGATCATGTAAAGTACTCTTCCGCAGGTACCCTCACCGGGGTCGACATTTCAGTAAAAGACAATAATACCGTAAATAAAGGAAGCCTTAGTCGCAGAAATCCCGATGGAATAAAACCCATAGATATTCTTATTGCTGAAAATGGTGAACTTTCGCTGGGCTCTGCAAAGACGGTTGAAATTGAAGAAACCAAAGCGACTTCCGGAAAGAAAAAATACAGGATCATTGATCATGCGTCCCCAATTCTCCAGGACGACAAACCGATGGTGATAATAGATGGAATTCCACAGAAAGACCGGTCAGAACTGGAAAGTCTCAGCCCTTCCAAAATCATAAACATTACAGTCCTGGAAAACCCTAAGGCCACTGCACTTTACGGAGCTCGCGGTCGCAACGGAGTTATAATTGTGCGCACAAAAAGCGAAGACAAAAAGGCTCCAAAAATAAAAATCAGGAGAAATGTAACGATCTCTGATTCCGCAGAAAATCCCAATGGAGATATTTACGCCTATGAGTATGGGAAAAATGATCAAGAAATCATTCTCGGCAACCACAAGGGAGAAAAGCCGCTGATAATAATAGATGGTGAGGTAAAAGAAAAAGATTTTGATTTAAACCAGATGGAACCCGAAGAAATAGCGGCTATAAATGTGCTGAAGGGAAATCAGGCCACTGAAAAGTACGGCGAAAAAGGAGAGAACGGTGTTATAGAGATTAATACCAAATCTTCAAATTATAAATTAAAATCAGGTAAAACTGATGCGATTGCCTTCAGACTTACTAAAACACTTTCAGACAATGAACTGGAAGGACTTAAAGCCAGAATTCAGCAATCAACAGGAATGGAAGTGAGTTTTTCAGGAATCAAAAGAAATTCAAAAAATGAAATCACGAATATCAGAATTTCAGGTAAAAAAGATAGCAGCAAAGCATCAGCTACCTGGGAAAAGAAAGACGGAATTCCTCCCATAGTCATCGGATTAGATCGCAATGGAGGAATTCAAATTAAAACGGAATAG
- a CDS encoding BlaI/MecI/CopY family transcriptional regulator: MEKLTNKEEEIMHVLWDLEKAFVKEVLAELKDQKLHYNTVSTIIRNLEEKGYVSHKAFGKTHQYYPVVSKEKYRKQFMNMATKRFFDNSFKSVVSYFAKEEKISAEELREILEIIEKKKK, encoded by the coding sequence ATGGAAAAATTAACCAATAAAGAAGAGGAGATCATGCACGTGTTGTGGGATCTCGAAAAAGCCTTTGTAAAAGAGGTTTTAGCCGAACTTAAAGATCAAAAATTGCATTATAACACTGTTTCCACCATCATTAGGAATCTTGAGGAAAAAGGCTATGTTTCTCATAAAGCATTCGGGAAAACACACCAGTATTATCCGGTGGTAAGCAAGGAAAAATATCGGAAACAGTTTATGAACATGGCTACTAAACGCTTTTTTGATAATTCGTTTAAGAGTGTGGTTTCCTATTTTGCCAAAGAAGAAAAGATTAGCGCGGAAGAGCTTAGGGAAATACTGGAGATCATCGAAAAAAAGAAAAAATGA
- a CDS encoding calcium/sodium antiporter, which yields MSIVYLLIGFVLLVIGGEYLVRSSVALSFRMNISRMVIGLTVVSFATSAPELLVSLQAAINGFSDISLGNVIGSNIANIALVMGITAMIAPLFADRDFFKINWPVMMIFSIILYFFLKNGHDLNRLEGLALLSGLFVYLFFLLRRARIKDEVLVEEVDEKLKEVSTFKIIIWLGIGIFALWAGSELLVKGAVELATKLGVSERVISVTMIAVGTSIPELAASIIAAVKQEKAISLGNLIGSNIFNISSVLGITALIKPIQVQSPEILTNDIIWMLAVGFILAPLAFLPTRLKFSRYKGFFLFAAYCVFVAMTILS from the coding sequence ATGAGCATCGTTTATTTACTTATAGGTTTTGTTTTACTGGTAATAGGAGGGGAGTATTTGGTGAGATCTTCAGTGGCTCTTTCTTTCCGGATGAACATTTCCCGAATGGTCATAGGATTAACGGTGGTATCTTTTGCTACTTCAGCCCCTGAGCTGTTGGTAAGCCTCCAGGCTGCTATTAACGGTTTTTCAGATATTTCTCTGGGAAATGTAATCGGTTCTAATATCGCCAATATCGCCCTGGTAATGGGGATCACGGCTATGATCGCTCCGCTTTTTGCCGACAGGGATTTCTTTAAGATCAATTGGCCGGTCATGATGATCTTTTCAATTATCCTCTATTTTTTCCTGAAAAATGGGCATGATCTTAACAGGTTAGAAGGGCTGGCTCTGTTATCGGGTCTGTTTGTTTATCTTTTTTTCCTGTTAAGGCGCGCACGCATAAAGGATGAAGTTCTCGTAGAAGAAGTTGATGAGAAATTAAAAGAAGTCTCCACTTTTAAAATAATCATTTGGCTGGGAATAGGCATTTTTGCTTTATGGGCAGGTTCTGAATTACTTGTTAAAGGGGCGGTAGAACTGGCAACCAAATTAGGAGTGAGTGAACGGGTGATTTCCGTGACCATGATCGCAGTGGGAACGAGTATACCCGAACTCGCGGCTTCTATTATCGCGGCGGTAAAACAGGAAAAAGCCATCTCTCTAGGTAACCTCATAGGCTCGAATATCTTTAATATTTCTTCAGTTTTGGGCATTACGGCGCTTATAAAACCTATCCAGGTGCAATCCCCCGAGATACTTACCAATGATATTATCTGGATGCTTGCGGTAGGATTTATTCTGGCTCCGCTGGCCTTTCTGCCTACCAGGCTAAAATTTAGCCGGTATAAAGGATTTTTTCTTTTCGCTGCCTATTGCGTTTTTGTTGCAATGACTATTCTTAGCTAA